A stretch of Candidatus Symbiobacter mobilis CR DNA encodes these proteins:
- a CDS encoding transporter substrate-binding domain-containing protein produces MDVTPYPVCRLLWAPLLLAGAVCAHAQEFTGTLGKIAQTRTIVVGYHESTSPFTYSVDEGKPLGYSYDFALKIADAIKRELKLPALNVKPMAFTTQNRFPMVQNKIIDIICGATTHTRERENLVTFSNTIFVAGAKLMTRKDSGIKDYSDLTGRTVVTFAASTSEKMLRKMNDERNMRINIVSTFDRNSSPFLVLQAGHADAYMMDDVLLFNAVHQTWKPDDWVVTGTPPSFEAYACFMQRGDNAFKKVVDQEITRIMKSGEAKAIYQKWLMSPIPPKSVNYAFPMSAAMVDLFDRPNDQPFY; encoded by the coding sequence ATGGACGTAACCCCTTACCCTGTCTGCCGTCTTCTGTGGGCACCCTTGTTGCTTGCCGGGGCCGTCTGTGCTCATGCGCAAGAGTTCACAGGGACTTTAGGCAAAATCGCTCAAACCCGAACTATCGTTGTGGGTTACCACGAATCAACGTCACCCTTTACCTACAGTGTGGATGAGGGCAAACCTTTGGGCTATTCGTATGATTTTGCCTTGAAAATTGCCGATGCCATCAAGCGTGAACTCAAACTTCCCGCACTGAACGTCAAGCCCATGGCTTTCACCACGCAAAACCGTTTCCCGATGGTACAAAACAAAATCATCGACATCATCTGCGGGGCTACAACCCACACCAGAGAGCGTGAAAATCTGGTAACCTTTTCCAACACCATTTTTGTGGCGGGCGCCAAATTGATGACGCGCAAAGATTCCGGCATCAAGGATTATTCTGATCTGACCGGAAGAACCGTGGTGACTTTTGCTGCTTCAACCTCCGAAAAGATGTTGCGCAAGATGAACGATGAGCGCAACATGCGAATCAACATCGTTTCCACATTTGACCGCAACAGCTCCCCCTTTCTTGTTTTACAGGCTGGCCATGCCGACGCCTACATGATGGACGATGTATTGCTCTTCAACGCTGTACATCAAACGTGGAAACCGGATGACTGGGTGGTAACCGGTACACCGCCATCGTTTGAAGCCTATGCCTGTTTCATGCAGCGTGGTGACAATGCCTTCAAAAAAGTGGTCGATCAGGAAATTACGCGGATCATGAAATCCGGTGAAGCCAAAGCCATCTACCAAAAATGGCTGATGTCACCCATACCCCCAAAAAGCGTGAACTATGCCTTTCCGATGAGCGCAGCCATGGTGGACCTTTTTGATCGACCCAACGACCAACCGTTTTACTGA